TGGAGCTGCCGCTCGACCGGCGCCGCCCACCGTCGAAGACGTACAGCTCCCGGCGCGAGGACTGCGTCCTGGAGCCGGCGCTCGTGGAGCAGCTCAAGCGCGTGGGTGCTCGCCACGGCGGCAGCTTCTTCACCACGCTGCTCGCGGGCTTCAAGGCGCTGCTGCACCGGCTGACGGGGCTGGAAGACGTGGTGGTGGCCATCCCCGCCGCGGGCCAGTCCGTGGCCGGGCTGAAGGACCTGGTGGGCCACTGCGTGAACGCGCTGCCCCTGCGCAGCCAGGTGTCCGCGGAGGCGCCCTTCACGCAGGTGCTCAAGCAGCTGCGCACCACGATGCTCGATGCGTACGAGCACCAGGAGTACACGTTCGGCACGCTGCTCAAGCAGCTGGCGCTGCCGCGCGACCCCAGCCGGCTTCCGCTGGTCAACGTCCTGTTCAACGTCGATCAGGCCGTGACGGGCGATCAGCTCGGGTTCCAGGGCCTCACCTGCACCCTGGCGAGCAACCCGCGTCACTTCGAGAACTTCGACCTCTTCATCAACGCGGCCGAGGCTCATGGCCGCGTGGTGCTGGAGTGCCAGTACAACACCGACCTCTTCGATGGCACCACGGTCCGCCGCTGGATGGCCTGCTACGAAGAGCTGCTGCGCGGCGTCGTCGCCAACGCGGAGACCCCGCTGTCGCGCCTGCCGCTGCTGCCCGAAGCGGAGAAGCAGCGCGTGCTGGTGGACTGGAACGCCACCGCGAAGCCCTTCGACCGCGAGGCCTTCGTCCACACCCTCGTCGCCGCACAGGCCCAGGCCACGCCCGACTCCGTCGCCCTGCGCTCCGGCGGCGTCACCCTCACCTACCGCCAGCTGCTCCAGCGCTGCCACCAGGTCGCTCACGCCCTCCAGCAGCAGGGCGTCACCCCCGGTAGCCTCGTCGGCCTCTTCACCGAGCGCGGCCCCGACATGGTCGTCGGCCTCCTCGGCATCCTCGAAGCCGGCGCTGGCTACGTCCCCTTGGACCCGGGCTTCCCGCCTGAGCGCCTCGCCTTCATGGTCGACGACGCGAAGCTCTCCACCATCCTCACGCAGCAGGCGCTGGTGGCGTCCTTGCCGTCCACCACCGTGAAGCCCCTGCTCATCGAGGACACGGCGTCCCAACCCGAGTCCGCGCCCCCAGCGCCGGAGGTCTCTCCGGAGGCCGTGGCGTACGTCATCTACACGTCGGGCTCCACGGGCAAGCCCAAGGGCGTGCGCGTCCCCCACCGCGCCGTCGTCAACTTCCTCGCCTCCATGCAGGAGGCTCCGGGCCTCTCGCCCCACGACGT
This region of Corallococcus silvisoli genomic DNA includes:
- a CDS encoding non-ribosomal peptide synthetase — its product is MKTSVTPPHDMPDDFDPFAGPALLLTAPSTEPQREVWTGVQMGPDASAAFNESMSVRLHGPLDVESLRAALQDLMERHEALRTTFSADGLTLCVAATTPFPLEVLALDALSSSERDARVGELLAHEVETPLPLETGPLLRPRLARLGAQEHLLTLTAHHIVCDGWSMAVMLRDLATFYSAHVRRTPHTLAPAPTFSDYARAQAKLATTPEYAAHERYWLQRFSGTLPVLELPLDRRRPPSKTYSSRREDCVLEPALVEQLKRVGARHGGSFFTTLLAGFKALLHRLTGLEDVVVAIPAAGQSVAGLKDLVGHCVNALPLRSQVSAEAPFTQVLKQLRTTMLDAYEHQEYTFGTLLKQLALPRDPSRLPLVNVLFNVDQAVTGDQLGFQGLTCTLASNPRHFENFDLFINAAEAHGRVVLECQYNTDLFDGTTVRRWMACYEELLRGVVANAETPLSRLPLLPEAEKQRVLVDWNATAKPFDREAFVHTLVAAQAQATPDSVALRSGGVTLTYRQLLQRCHQVAHALQQQGVTPGSLVGLFTERGPDMVVGLLGILEAGAGYVPLDPGFPPERLAFMVDDAKLSTILTQQALVASLPSTTVKPLLIEDTASQPESAPPAPEVSPEAVAYVIYTSGSTGKPKGVRVPHRAVVNFLASMQEAPGLSPHDV